In Brasilonema sennae CENA114, the sequence GAGGACACTCATTGCCTAAGCGCTGTAAAATGTTTGCTTCTCTGTTAAATAACCCTCTGGCAGCTTGCAAGGCTTCCGGATTTTGCATTTGCTTGAGGTTTTTTACAACACACAGAGAATGATCGGGTAAATCTAAATCTTCAGCTAAATAAGTAACTCCAAAGGCACCGCTTCCTAAGAGTCTGATAATTTTGTAGCGCTGGCGGAGAGTTTGACCAACGAGCATTACTATTTAACCAATAACAAGATGAATTATCTTAAATTTTGCCACATACTACCCAATCGTCCAACCCCTTTCTTTGTACAAGTTTTGTGTTCTACCTAGTTACATCCGTCAAAAGAATAATCTCAGAAAAATGTGTCTATGTTATAAAGAAACACCTTTTTCCTTTACACCCCTACACCCCAGTGTTTCTTGAAAGCACCCTACTGGCGGCTCACCACCCATTATGAATCGAAGAAACATTTCCCTCACTCCCTCCCTCCCTCAAGAGTGTTTCTTCAGAGCGACCCACTGACGGCGCACTGCCCATTATAAATGAAAGAAACACTCTTTCCCTGTTCCCTGTGCTTCTTGAAAGAATATCGACAAAAGTCTAATTAACATCACAAGCTTTATGCCTTTAATCTATATTTATAGGTAAGCTACTGGCTAAGCAGTTTCATGCTTATTTTTGTTCTCCAAACTCTGGCGGAAATTCTAGCCGGAGGAACTTCCCTCATTAATACAGAACAGATTGACTTCAGCCATCCCGGCAATCGTAGAGATAATGGGGTTGGATCCATGATCAATTTGTACTTCTACGATATTCGTGAAAGTAAGCAGATACAGCATACTGGTAGACAAGTTGTTGAACGCAAGCTTGCTCAAGAAAGTTTGCATCCTACAGATGTACCTTGGCATCCTACTGCAAATGTATCTTGGTTTCCTACCTGGTTTGATGTGTCACTGCTGTTAACAGCTTGGGATCGCACGACTTTAGGTGAGCATCTCCTTCTCAGCGAGGCGTTAAGCACGTTGCTACGCTATCGCTCTCTGCCAGAGAATCTTTTAGTCCCCGAACTGCGTGGTCATGGTAATCTGCCCGTATCAGTTGCAGTAGAGCCATTGATAGAGATGGGTTCTTTGTGGAGTGCGTTGAGTATTCCCTTACGTCCAGCCTTGTATATTACAGTGACAATACCATTTAAGGCACAAAGTACGACACCACCACCTTTGGTCTGGGAACGAGTTTTTAACATACAAAATCAAGACCAGGCAAAGCAAACAAATACTAAGGTTAGAGCCAACACCAAGCGGGTAGCGATCGCGGGGATTGTCAAAAATGCAGTTTCAGAACAGCCGCTTGCTCAAATCAAAGTTAGCTTAACGGGAACTCACAAGTCAGCGATCACCAATCAAGAAGGGCTGTTTTTCTTTGAAGATTTGAATTTAGGGAATTACATTATAACACTAGATGGCAATGGTTTCAGCCCTCTGAACAGTAATTTCCTAGTCGATAGCTCTACATTCACCTTCAAAGAAATTTTACTAGCTCCTATTTAACAAGGTATTTTCGTGCTTTTGGATTAAAGACGTTCTTATTTGGAGAGAATTAACATGGCTAGACTTGATTACAAAGCTCCTGGTGTTTATATTGAAGAGATTGACCGAGGTAGCCGACCCATAGAGGGTGTTAGTACAGCTGTTGCTGGATTTGTGGGTTTTACAGAAGATATACGTGGTGGAGCTGAACTCTACAAGCCCATGTTAGTGACAAACTGGACGCAGTATTTAAATTACTTTGCCCGTCCGCAATCTGATGGCTACACAGACTTCAACGCCTATTTACCTTTTGCAGTATATGGCTATTTTATGAATGGAGGAGGTCGTTGCTGGATAACTAGCATTGGTACTCAATTACCCACAGCAGTCAGACCTACAACACCAGAACCCACCATTTTACAAATTAATGGTCGTGGAAATCGTCCGTCTCTGTTGTTTACCTTGCGTCCTGAGCAAGCAGCAGGTGGACCGCTTAATATAGTCATCAATGATAGTGGACCGCGCCCTCTTCCTGAAGGCACTGAAGGAGAACCACCCCCAAATACCGGAGAGTACTTCACCATCCAAATTAGTCGGGGAGAAGAAGTTCTCGAACAATACGAAAACTTAACCATGAACCGCGAACCAGCTGCTCAAACAGCAACATACGCGGTTGCAGCATCACGAAATTCCATGTACGTCAACGTTACAGATCCATCCCGAAGTGGAAGTCCTCTAGCCAGACGTCCAGCTAACGGCCAATACGAATTAACAATTCCCATCGTTCCATCTTCCCCTGACAGATTTTCACAAGATATAGAAGGGGTACGTGATGATCGTACAGGCGTGCGTGGAATTTTTGAAATTGATGAAATCACCATGTTAGCCTGTCCCGATTTAATGCGAGCGTATGAAGCACGGGTGATTGACCTAGATCAAGTCCATTACATTATGGAATTGATGGTCAGTATGTGTGAAGGATCTGCAAGTGGTGACATTCCCAATCCACCCAACCGTATGGTTCTACTCGATCCACCACTAGAAAGCACCAAACCTCAACAAGTGGTGGAGTGGCTGGAAAGGTTCAACCGTCGTTCCATGTTTGCAGCGCTTTATTATCCTTGGATTAAAGTAGGCAACCCACGTGACGGCGGTAGACCGATTCTAGTCCCTCCTTGCGGTCATATGATGGGTGTTTGGGGTCGTACCGACGAGACTCGAGGAGTTTATAAAGCACCAGCGAACGAAGTACCCAGAGGTGTCATTGGTCTGGCTTACGAGACTAATTTCCGCGAGCAAGAGCTTTTGAACCCACTTGGCATTAACTGCATTCGCAACTTCCCCAATCGAGGAATTCGTATCTGGGGAGCAAGAACTTTAGTCGAACCAGATAAGACCGAGTGGCGTTATATCAGTGTACGCAGATTGATTAGCTACATTGAAAAATCAATTGAATTGGGTACTCAATGGGTTGTTTTTGAACCTAATGATGAATACTTGTGGTCTCGTGTTATACGCGTTGTCAGTAATTTTCTAGAACGCCTCTGGCGTGAGGGTGCTTTGTTTGGAGCAACACCGCAACAATCCTTCTACGTAAAGTGTGATGAAGAACTAAATCCTGAAGAAACTAGAATTTTGGGTCGTCTTTATGTCGAAGTGGGTGTTTGCCCCGTAAGACCTGCTGAGTTTGTTATCTTCCGCATTAGTCAATGGAATGGTTTTGAAGGCAATGAAGCTGAGTAAGCTCTTACTCGACATGAAAATGCATCGCATCTTTTTGTCTTTATCCGTTTCGCTCTGGTTTAATCTCTTTCTCCAACCAATCTACATTTTTGTCCTCTAAGGAGTTTGAATATGCCCCCAAGCACTGAATTTCTAGCTGGTAGTAGGTTCTTTTTGCAAATAGATGGTATTGATATAGCCATCAAATCAGTTGATGGACTAAAACAGGAAACGCAGCAGACTGAAATGATTGTAGGTAACTCAGGTCCTGGGAAGAGAGTTGATTTACCTCTCCCTGCTGTTCCCAGTAGTGGGAAACTCTCAATCACGTGTTTTGTAGCAAATGGTGAAAAAAAGCTATATGACTGGTATGAGAAGTGCTGCCCCGATCAGGGAGCTAGCAAAGTCATGAGTAACTTGAAAAACATTGGGGTGGTCTCTTATAAGGCAGATAATTCAAAATCAAAGGAAATAAACCTTAAGGACTGTTATCCTTGTAGTTACACAATTGGTAAGGTAGACGCTTCTGCCAATGAATACCTCACTGAAGTTGTAGAAGTGGTTTATCTCAGTATGGA encodes:
- a CDS encoding Pvc16 family protein translates to MLIFVLQTLAEILAGGTSLINTEQIDFSHPGNRRDNGVGSMINLYFYDIRESKQIQHTGRQVVERKLAQESLHPTDVPWHPTANVSWFPTWFDVSLLLTAWDRTTLGEHLLLSEALSTLLRYRSLPENLLVPELRGHGNLPVSVAVEPLIEMGSLWSALSIPLRPALYITVTIPFKAQSTTPPPLVWERVFNIQNQDQAKQTNTKVRANTKRVAIAGIVKNAVSEQPLAQIKVSLTGTHKSAITNQEGLFFFEDLNLGNYIITLDGNGFSPLNSNFLVDSSTFTFKEILLAPI
- a CDS encoding phage tail sheath family protein: MARLDYKAPGVYIEEIDRGSRPIEGVSTAVAGFVGFTEDIRGGAELYKPMLVTNWTQYLNYFARPQSDGYTDFNAYLPFAVYGYFMNGGGRCWITSIGTQLPTAVRPTTPEPTILQINGRGNRPSLLFTLRPEQAAGGPLNIVINDSGPRPLPEGTEGEPPPNTGEYFTIQISRGEEVLEQYENLTMNREPAAQTATYAVAASRNSMYVNVTDPSRSGSPLARRPANGQYELTIPIVPSSPDRFSQDIEGVRDDRTGVRGIFEIDEITMLACPDLMRAYEARVIDLDQVHYIMELMVSMCEGSASGDIPNPPNRMVLLDPPLESTKPQQVVEWLERFNRRSMFAALYYPWIKVGNPRDGGRPILVPPCGHMMGVWGRTDETRGVYKAPANEVPRGVIGLAYETNFREQELLNPLGINCIRNFPNRGIRIWGARTLVEPDKTEWRYISVRRLISYIEKSIELGTQWVVFEPNDEYLWSRVIRVVSNFLERLWREGALFGATPQQSFYVKCDEELNPEETRILGRLYVEVGVCPVRPAEFVIFRISQWNGFEGNEAE
- a CDS encoding phage tail protein; its protein translation is MPPSTEFLAGSRFFLQIDGIDIAIKSVDGLKQETQQTEMIVGNSGPGKRVDLPLPAVPSSGKLSITCFVANGEKKLYDWYEKCCPDQGASKVMSNLKNIGVVSYKADNSKSKEINLKDCYPCSYTIGKVDASANEYLTEVVEVVYLSMETK